DNA from Eucalyptus grandis isolate ANBG69807.140 chromosome 5, ASM1654582v1, whole genome shotgun sequence:
GGCATATTGCAGGTATTGGCCCTCTCCCTGTCTGTTTTTCCCTTCATTCTCCCACTGAATGTTTAAATCGTCACTGTGATAGTAATCATCCTGTGCTCGAAATGTTGGGCTTCGCTAACCTTTGTCACGTAATGCTTTCCAGGATTTGAGCGTCTGACTGTGGACAAAAAGCACAGTAAACTAACAGTATCTGGCACTATGGACCCGGTCAAGGTGGTGAACAAACTGACGAAACTGCACGCAGAAATGGTGAGCTTCGGAGCAGCCAAAGAAGACGATGGCAAGAAAGAAGGGGGAAAGAAGAACGAAGATCAAGTCGCCAGTCAGGTAAAAGCCTCTCAAGCATACTATCCTGGACAGGCCAGTGCTCTTCGGCTCCTTGATCTCCTTTTTTCACTCCTACTCTTCGAACCTACCCGATGATCATTctccaatcaatcctaaatGTGCAAAAAAGATTGACTATTCCCGAAGATAAATTTGGAATCTCCGTTGATTTTGTCGCCTATACAAACGGATCTCCAGTTTCCAGAAGTAGCGTTCTTCAATTTAAGGAAAGTAGCTTGTGTTCATAACGATTATCAATCAGAAGCTTTCTTGCAAAACTGTCCTTAAGATTGGCAATTTAATCATCACTTTCTATATTTGAAATCCTAGACAGATTACTAGTTGTGTTGTTCAAAATAGTGGCGCTTGCGTCTGAATGTTTATGTGGGCGTTGATCTTCAGATTCTGATGTTGTTCCACTGTAGTGGACTCTGTAAATATTTCAAGGTTTTGACGATCTCCGCATATCAGATTTGCCGATATCCATATGGTCAATATCCATGATGTTGTTGAGATGCTATACAAAGATATTTGAACAACAACAGAAGGGTTCTGAAAATGTCAAGATATTGACTTCTCTTCATGGTCTCTATATTCAAAGAGCAGTTGATTGAATCTGAAACAACTTCTCTTCATGAGTAGTTCCTGTAAGAAGATACTGTTATGCACGTATCAGATTCAAGACGAACCAAAGaagattttatcaatttcaaaattttattgataggTTTTCTCAATAGTAATTGTTAATCGTATAGCATGATGGTCTCTACTCGTGTGAATAATAATTGTAGGAATATCAAATGATGCTTCAAATTCTTATCCATTATTGATTACATATGGCCAAGTTGTTTAAACGCTAGTCTGTCACCCCACATGTGATCGTCTGAGTTCAGTAGTCGTAAAAGATTGATATTTACTCGAAATCTAACTGGGTTTTGCTTTCCTCAAACTTTTGCAGAAGTTGGTGGTGAAAATGGATATAGGTGATGAGGAAGCCAAGACAAAGGCCAAGCGAGTAGTTTGGCATATTGCAGGTATTGGCCCTCTCCCTGTctgttttttcccttcattctcCCACTGGATGTTTAAATCGTCACTGTGATAGTAATCATCCTGTGCTCGAAATGTTTGGCTTCGCTAACCTTTGTCACGTAATGCTTTCCAGGATTTGAGCGTCTGACTGTGGACACAGAGCTCAATAAACTAACAGTATCTGGCACTATGGACCCGGTCAAGGTGGTGAACAAACTGACGAAACTGCACGCAGAAATGGTGAGCTTCGGAGCAGCCAAGGAAGACGATGGCAAGAAAGAAGGGGGAAAGAAGAACGAAGATCAAGTCGCCAGTCAGGTAAAAGCCTCTCAAGCATACTATCCTGGACAGGCCAGTGCTCTTCGGCTCCTTGATCTCCTTTTTCACTCCTACACTTCGAACCTACCCGATGATCATTctccaatcaatcctaaatGTGCAAAAAGATTGACTATTCCCGAAGATAAATTTGGAATCTCCGTTGATTTTGTCGCCTATACAAACGGATCTCCAGTTTCCAGAAGTAGCGTTCTTCGGTTTAAGGAAAGTAGCTTGTGTTCATAACGATTATCAATCAGAAGCTTTCTTGCAAAACTGTCCTTAAGATTGGCAATTTAATCATCACTTTCTATATTTCAAATCCTAGACAGATTACTAGTTGCGTTGTTCAAAATAGTGGCGCTTGCATCTGAATGTTTATGTGGGCGTTGATCTTCGGATTCTGATGTTGTTTCACTGTAGTGGACTCTGTAAATATTTCAAGGTTTTGAATATCTCCACGTATGAGATTTGCCGATATCCATATGGTCAATATCCATGATGTTGTTGAGATGCTATCCAAAGATATTTGAACAACAACAGAAGGGTTCTGAAAATGTCAAGATATTGACTTCTCTTCATGGTCTCCATATTCAAAGAGCAGTTGATTGAATCTGAAACAACTTCTCTTCATGAGTAGTTCCTGTAAGATGATACCGTTATGCACGTATCAGATTCAAGACGAACCAAAGaagattttatcaatttcaaaattttattaataggTTTTCTCAATAGTAATTGTTAATCGTATAGCATGATGGTCTCTACTCGTGTGAATAATAATTGTAGGAATATCAAATGATGCTTCAAATTCTTATTCATTATTGCTTACATATGGCCAAGTTGTTTAAACGCTAGTCTCTCACACCACATCTGATCGTCTGAGTTCAGTAGTCATAAAAGATTGATATTTACTCGAAATCTAACTGGGTTTTGCTTTCCTCAAACTTTTGCATAAGTTGGTGGTGAAAGTGGATCTAGGTGATGAGGAAGACAGGACAAAGGCCAAGCGAGTAGTTTGGCATATTGCAGGTATTGGCCCTCTCCCTGTctgttttttcccttcattctcCCACTGAATGTTTAAATCGTCACTGTGATAGTAATCATCCTGTGCTCGAAATGTTGGGCTTCGCTAACCTTTGTCACGTAATGCTTTCCAGGATTTGAGCGTCTGACTGTGGACAAAAAGCACAGTAAACTAACAGTATCTGGCACTATCGACCCGGTCAAGGTGGTGAACAAACTGACGAAACTGCACGCAGAAATGGTGAGCTTCGGAGCAGCCAAGGAAGACGATGGCAAGAAAGAAGGGGGAAAGAAGAACGAAGATCAAGTCGCCAGTCAGGTAAAAGCCTCTCAAGCATACTATCCTGGACAGGCCAGTGCTCTTCGGCTCCTTGATCTCCTTTTTTCACTCCTACTCTTCGAACCTACCCGATGATCATTCTCCAATCAATCCAAATGTGCAAAAAGATTGACTATTCCCGAAGATAAATTTGGAATCTCCGTTGATTTTGTCGCCTATACAAACGGATCTCCAGTTTCCAGAAGTAGCGTTCTTCAATTTAAGGAAAGTAGCTTGTGTTCATAACGATTATCAATCAGAAGCTTTCTTGCAAAACTGTCCTTAAGATTGGCAATTTAATCATCACTTTCTATATTTGAAATCCTAGACAGATTACTAGTTGTGTTGTTCAAAATAGTGGCGCTTGCGTCTGAATGTTTATGTGGGCGTTGATCTTCAGATTCTGATGTTGTTCCACTGTAGTGGACTCTGTAAATATTTCAAGGTTTTGACGATCTCCGCATATCAGATTTGCCGATATCCATATGGTCAATATCCATGATGTTGTTGAGATGCTATACAAAGATATTTGAACAACAACAGAAGGGTTCTGAAAAATGTCAAGATATTGACTTCTCTTCATGGTCTCTATATTCAAAGAGCAGTTGATTGAATCTGAAACAACTTCTCTTCATGAGTAGTTCCTGTAAGAAGATACTGTTATGCACGTATCAGATTCAAGACGAACCAAAGaagattttatcaatttcaaaattttattgataggTTTTCTCAATAGTAATTGTTAATCGTATAGCATGATGGTCTCTACTCGTGTGAATAATAATTGTAGGAATATCAAATGATGCTTCAAATTCTTATCCATTATTGATTACATATGGCCAAGTTGTTTAAACGCTAGTCTGTCACCCCACATGTGATCGTCTGAGTTCAGTAGTCGTAAAGATTGATATTTACTCGAAATCTAACTGGGTTTTGCTTTCCTCAAACTTTTGCAGAAGTTGGTGGTGAAAATGGATATAGGTGATGAGGAAGCCAAGACAAAGGCCAAGCGAGTAGTTTGGCATATTGCAGGTATTGGCCCTCTCCCTGTctgttttttcccttcattctcCCACTGGATGTTTAAATCGTCACTGTGATAGTAATCATCCTGTGCTCGAAATGTTTGGCTTCGCTAACCTTTGTCACGTAATGCTTTCCAGGATTTGAGCGTCTGACTGTGGACACAGAGCTCAATAAACTAACAGTATCTGGCACTATGGACCCGGTCAAGGTGGTGAACAAACTGACGAAACTGCACGCAGAAATGGTGAGCTTCGGAGCAGCCAAGGAAGACGATGGCAAGAAAGAAGGGGGAAAGAAGAACGAAGATCAAGTCGCCAGTCAGGTAAAAGCCTCTCAAGCATACTATCCTGGACAGGCCAGTGCTCTTCGGCTCCTTGATCTCCTTTTTTCACTCCTACACTTCGAACCTACCCGATGATCATTctccaatcaatcctaaatGTGCAAAAAGATTGACTATTCCCGAAGATAAATTTGGAATCTCCGTTGATTTTGTCGCCTATACAAACGGATCTCCAGTTTCCAGAAGTAGCGTTCTTCGGTTTAAGGAAAGTAGCTTGTGTTCATAACGATTATCAATCAGAAGCTTTCTTGCAAAACTGTCCTTAAGATTGGCAATTTAATCATCACTTTCTATATTTGAAATCCTAGACAGATTACTAGTTGCGTTGTTCAAAATAGTGGCGATTGCGTCTGAATGTTTATGTGGGCGTTGATCTTCGGATTCTGATGTTGTTTCACTGTAGTGGACTCTGTAAATATTTCAAGGTTTTGAATATCTCCCCGTATGAGATTTGCCGATATCCATATGGTCAATATCCATGATGTTGTTGAGATGCTATCCAAATATATTTGAACAACAACAGAAGGGTTCTGAAAAATGTCAAGATATTGACTTCTCTTCATGGTCTCCATATTCAAAGAGCAGTTGATTGAATCTGAAACAACTTCTCTTCATGAGTAGTTCCTGTAAGATGATACCGTTATGCACGTATCAGATTCCAGACGAACCAAAGaagattttatcaatttcaaaattttattaataggTTTTCTCAATAGTAATTGTTAATCGTATAGCATGATGGTCTCTACTCGTGTGAATAATAATTGTAGGAATATCAAATGATGCTTCAAATTCTTATCCATTATTGATTACATATGGCCAAGTTGTTTAAACGCTAGTCTGTCACACCACATGTGATCATCTGAGTTCAGTATGCGTAAAAGATTGATATTTACTCGAAATCTAACTGGGTTTTGCTTTCCTCAAACTTTTGCAGAAGTTGGTGGTGAAAGTGGATCTAGGTGATGAGGAAGACAGGACAAAGGCCAAGCGAGTAGTTTGGCATATTGCAGGTATTgaccctctccctctctattttttcccttcattctcCCACTGAATGTTTAAATCGTCACTGTGATAGTAATCATCCTGTGCTCGAAATGTTTGGCTTCGCTAACCTTTGTCACGTAATGCTTTCCAGGATTTGAGCGTCTGACTGTGGACAAAAAGCACAGTAAACTAACAGTATCTGGCACTATGGACCCGGTCAAGGTGGTGAACAAACTGACGAAACTGCACGCAGAAATGGTGAGCTTCGGAGCAGCCAAGGAAGACGATGGCAAGAAAGAAGGGGAAAGAAGAACGAAGATCAAGTCGCCAGTCAGGTAAAAGCCTCTCAGGCATACTATCCTGGACAGGCCAGTGCTCTTCGGCTTCTTGAACTCCTTTTTTCACTCCTACACTTCGAACCTACCCGATGATCATTctccaatcaatcctaaatatgcaaaaacGATTGACTATTCCCGAAGATAAATTTGGAATCTCCGTTGATTTTGTCGCCTATACAAACGGATCTCCAGTTTCCAGAAGTAGCGTTCTTCAATTTAAGGAAAGTAGCTTGTGTTCCTAAGGATTATCAATGAGAAGCTTTCTTGCAAAACTGTCCTTAAGATTGGCAATTTAATCATCACTTTCTATATTTGAAATCCTAGACAGATTACTAGTTGTGTTGTTCAAAATAGTGGCGCTTGCGTCTGAATGTTTATGTGGGCGTTGATCTTCAGATTGTGATGTTGTTCCACTATAGTGGACTCTGTAAATATTTCAAGGTTTTGACGATCTCCGCGTATAAGATTTGCCGATATCCATATGGTCAATATCCATGATGTTGTTCAGATGCTATCCAAAGATATTTGAACAACAACAGAAGGGTTCTGAAAAATGTCAAGATATTGACTTCTCTTCATGGTCTCCATATTCGAAGAGCAGTTGATTGAATCTGAAACAACTCCTCTTCATGAGTAGTTCCTGTAATATGATACCGTTATGCACGTATCAGATTCAAGATGaaccaaagaaaattttaacaatttcaaaattttattaataggTTTTCTCAATAGTAATTGTTAATCGTATAGCATGATGGTCTCTACTCGTGTGAATAATAATTGTAGGAATATCAAATGATGCTTCAAATTCTTATCCATTATTGATTACATATGCCCATGTTTTTAAACGCTAGTCTGTCACACCACATGTGATCGTCTGAGTTCAGTAGTCGTAAAAGATTGATATTTACTCGAAATCTAACTGGGTTTTGCTTTCCTCAAACTTGTGCAGAAGTTGGTGGTGAAAGTGGATAAAGGTGATGAGGAAGACAGGACAAAGGCCAAGCGAGTAGTTTGGCATATTGCAGGTATTGGCCCTCTACCTCTctgttttttcccttcattctcCCACTGAATGTTGAAATCGTCACTGTGATAGTAATCATCCTGTGCTCGAAATGTTTGGCTTCGCTAACCTTTGTCACGTAATGCTTTCCAGGATTTGAGCGTCTGACTGTGGACACAAAGCTCAATAAACTAACAGCATCTGGCACTATGGACCCGGTCAAGGTGGTGAACAAACTGACGAAACTGCACGCAGAAATGATGAGCTTCGGAGCAGCCAAGGAAGACGATGGCAAGAAAGAAGGGGGAAAGAAGAACGAAGATCAAGTCGCCAGTCAGGTAAAAGCCTCTCAAGCATACTATCCTGGACAGGCCAGTGCTCTTCGGCTCCTTGATCTCCTTTTTCACTCCTACACTTCGAACCTACCCGATGATCATTctccaatcaatcctaaatGTGCAAAAAGATTGACTATTCCCGAAGATAAATTTGGAATCTCCGTTGATTTTGTCGCCTATACAAACGGATCTCCAGTTTCCAGAAGTAGCGTTCTTCGGTTTAAGGAAAGTAGCTTGTGTTCACAACGATTATCAATCAGAAGCTTTCTTGCAAAACTGTCCTTCAGATTGGCAATTTAATCATCACTTTCTATATTTGAAATCCTAGACAGATTACTAGTTGTGTTGTTCAAAATAGTGGCGCTTGCGTCTGAATGTTTATGTGGGAGTTGATCTTCAGATTCTGATGTTGTTTCACTGTAGTGGACTCTGTAAATATTTCAAGGTTTTGAATATCTCCGCATATGAGATTTGCCGATATCCATATGGTCAATATCCATGATGTTGTTGAGATGCTATCCAAAGATATTTGAACAACAACAGAAGGGTTCTGAAAAATGTCAAGATATTGACTTCTCTTCATGGTCTCCATATTCAAAGAGCAGTTGATTGAATCTGAAACAACTTCTCTTCATGAGTAGTTCCTGTAAGATGATACCGTTATGCACGTATCAGATTCAAGACGAACCAAAGaagattttatcaatttcaaaattttattgataggTTTTCTCAATAGTAATTGTTAATCGTATAGCATGATGGTCTCTACTCGTGTGAATAATAATTGTAGGAATATCAAATGATGCTTCAAATTCTTATCCATTATTGATTACATATGGCCAAGTTGTTTAAACGCTAGTCTGTCACACCACATGTGATCGTCTGAGTTCAGTAGTCGTAAAAGATTGATATTTACTCGAAATCTAACTGGGTTTTGCTTTCCTCAAACTTTTGCGGAAGTTGGTGGTGAAAGTGGATATAGGTGATGAGGAAGATAGGACAAAGGGAAAGCGAGTAGTTTGGCATGTTGCAGGTATTGGCCCTCTCCCTGTctgttttttcccttcattctcCCACTGAATGTTGAAATCGTCACTGTGATAGTAATCATCCTGTGCTCAAAATGTTTGGCTTCGCTAACCTTTGTCACGTAATGCTTTCCAGGATTTGAGCGTCTGACTGTGGACACAGAGCTCAATAAACTAACAGTATCTGGCACTATGGACCCGGTCAAGGTGGTGAACAAACTGACGAAACTGCACGCAGAAATGGTGATCTTCGGAGCAGCCAAGGAAGACGATGGCAAGAAAGAAGGGGGAAAGAAGAACGAAGATCAAGTCGCCAGTCAGGTAAAAGCCTCTCAAGCATACTATCCTGGACAGGCCAGTGCTCTTCGGCTCCTTGATCTCCTTTTTCACTCCTACACTTCGAACCTACCCGATGATCATTctccaatcaatcctaaatGTGCAAAAAGATTGACTATTCCCGAAGATAAATTTGGAATCTCCGTTGATTTTGTCGCCTATACAAACGGATCTCCAGTTTCCAGAAGTAGCGTTCTTCGGTTTAAGGAAAGTAGCTTGTGTTCACAACGATTATCAATCAGAAGCTTTCTTGCAAAACTGTCCTTCAGATTGGCAATTTAATCATCACTTTCTATATTTGAAATCCTAGACAGATTACTAGTTGTGTTGTTCAAAATAGTGGCGCTTGCGTCTGAATGTTTATGTGGGAGTTGATCTTCGGATTCTGATGTTGTTTCACTGTAGTGGACTCTGTAAATATTTCAAGGTTTTGAATATCTCCGCATATCAGATTTGCCGATATCCATATGGTCAATATCCATGATGTTGTTGAGATGCTATCCAAAGATATTTGAACAACAACAGAAGGGTTCTGAAAATGTCAAGATATTGACTTCTCTTCATGGTCTCCATATTCAAAGAGCAGTTGATTGAATCTGAAACAACTTCTCTTCATTAGTAGTTCCTGTAAGATGATACCGTTATGCACGTATCAGATTCAAGACGAACAAAGaagattttatcaatttcaaaattttattgataggTTTTCTCAATAGTAATTGTTAATCGTATAGCATGATGGTCTCTACTCGTGTGAATAATAATTGTAGGAATGTCAAATGATGCTTCAAATTCTTATCCATTATTGATTACATATGGCCAAGTTGTTTAAACGCTAGTCTGTCACACCACATCTGATCGTCTGAGTTCAGTAGTCGTAAAAGATTGATATTTACTCGAAATCTAACTGGGTTTTGCTTTCCTCAAACTTTTGCTGAAGTTGGTGGTGAAAGTGGATCTAGGTGATGAGGAAGACAGGACAAAGGCCAAGCGAGTAGTTTGGCATATTGCAGGTATTGGCCCTCTCCCTGTCTGTTTGTTCCCTTCATTCTCCCACTGAATGTTGAAATCGTCACTGTGATAGTAATCATCCTGTGCTCGAAATGTTTGGCTTCGCTAACCTTTGTCACGTAATGCTTTCCAGGATTTGAGCGTCTGACTGTGGACACAGAGCTCAATAAACTAACAGTATCTGGCACTATGGACCCGGTCAAGGTGGTGAACAAACTGACGAAACTGCACGCAGAAATGGTGAGCTTCGGAGCAGCCAAGGAAGACGATGGCAAGAAAGAAGGGGGAAAGAAGAACGAAGATCAAGTCGCCAGTCAGGTAAAAGCCTCTCAAGCATACTATCCT
Protein-coding regions in this window:
- the LOC104443927 gene encoding uncharacterized protein LOC104443927 isoform X20: MLAGPHTKADAASNKHRSWKSPPASPQASICCVGIISRSDGLLLRDRSRDGGAVGEMQAKNPREATIRQGKCTERNGELRSSQGRRWQERRGKKNEDQVASQKLVVKMDIGDEEAKTKAKRVVWHIAGFERLTVDTELNKLTVSGTMDPVKVVNKLTKLHAEMVSFGAAKEDDGKKEGGKKNEDQVASQKLVVKVDLGDEEDRTKAKRVVWHIAGFERLTVDKKHSKLTVSGTMDPVKVVNKLTKLHAEMVSFGAAKEDDGKKEGGKKNEDQVASQKLVVKMDIGDEEAKTKAKRVVWHIAGFERLTVDTELNKLTVSGTMDPVKVVNKLTKLHAEMVSFGAAKEDDGKKEGGKKNEDQVASQKLVVKVDLGDEEDRTKAKRVVWHIAGFERLTVDKKHSKLTVSGTIDPVKVVNKLTKLHAEMVSFGAAKEDDGKKEGGKKNEDQVASQKLVVKMDIGDEEAKTKAKRVVWHIAGFERLTVDTELNKLTVSGTMDPVKVVNKLTKLHAEMVSFGAAKEDDGKKEGGKKNEDQVASQKLVVKVDKGDEEDRTKAKRVVWHIAGFERLTVDTKLNKLTASGTMDPVKVVNKLTKLHAEMMSFGAAKEDDGKKEGGKKNEDQVASQKLVVKVDIGDEEDRTKGKRVVWHVAGFERLTVDTELNKLTVSGTMDPVKVVNKLTKLHAEMVIFGAAKEDDGKKEGGKKNEDQVASQKLVVKVDLGNEEDKIRAEQVVQCIAGFERLAVDTTHTKLTVSGTLDPVEVVNKLRKSLHAEMVSCGAAKEDGGKKEGGKKNEDQVTSQKLVVKVDLRDEKDRKVFRKDAWKEVNRIAGFDYLAMDTKDNKLTVSGIMDPVEVVNELRESWDTEIVSFGTAKEDDGKKEEGKKNGVLVANRVKASQRRSGRQSCRVEFLE
- the LOC104443927 gene encoding uncharacterized protein LOC104443927 isoform X31 translates to MDIGDEEAKTKAKRVVWHIAGFERLTVDTELNKLTVSGTMDPVKVVNKLTKLHAEMVSFGAAKEDDGKKEGGKKNEDQVASQKLVVKVDLGDEEDRTKAKRVVWHIAGFERLTVDKKHSKLTVSGTMDPVKVVNKLTKLHAEMVSFGAAKEDDGKKEGGKKNEDQVASQKLVVKMDIGDEEAKTKAKRVVWHIAGFERLTVDTELNKLTVSGTMDPVKVVNKLTKLHAEMVSFGAAKEDDGKKEGGKKNEDQVASQKLVVKVDLGDEEDRTKAKRVVWHIAGFERLTVDKKHSKLTVSGTIDPVKVVNKLTKLHAEMVSFGAAKEDDGKKEGGKKNEDQVASQKLVVKMDIGDEEAKTKAKRVVWHIAGFERLTVDTELNKLTVSGTMDPVKVVNKLTKLHAEMVSFGAAKEDDGKKEGGKKNEDQVASQKLVVKVDKGDEEDRTKAKRVVWHIAGFERLTVDTKLNKLTASGTMDPVKVVNKLTKLHAEMMSFGAAKEDDGKKEGGKKNEDQVASQKLVVKVDIGDEEDRTKGKRVVWHVAGFERLTVDTELNKLTVSGTMDPVKVVNKLTKLHAEMVIFGAAKEDDGKKEGGKKNEDQVASQKLVVKVDLGDEEDRTKAKRVVWHIAGFERLTVDTELNKLTVSGTMDPVKVVNKLTKLHAEMVSFGAAKEDDGKKEGGKKNEDQVASQKLVVKVDLGNEEDKIRAEQVVQCIAGFERLAVDTTHTKLTVSGTLDPVEVVNKLRKSLHAEMVSCGAAKEDGGKKEGGKKNEDQVTSQKLVVKVDLRDEKDRKVFRKDAWKEVNRIAGFDYLAMDTKDNKLTVSGIMDPVEVVNELRESWDTEIVSFGTAKEDDGKKEEGKKNGVLVANRVKASQRRSGRQSCRVEFLE
- the LOC104443927 gene encoding uncharacterized protein LOC104443927 isoform X17, with amino-acid sequence MLAGPHTKADAASNKHRSWKSPPASPQASICCVGIISRSDGLLLRDRSRDGGAVGEMQAKNPREATIRQGKCTERNGELRSSQGRRWQERRGKKNEDQVASQKLVVKMDIGDEEAKTKAKRVVWHIAGFERLTVDTELNKLTVSGTMDPVKVVNKLTKLHAEMVSFGAAKEDDGKKEGGKKNEDQVASQKLVVKVDLGDEEDRTKAKRVVWHIAGFERLTVDTELNKLTVSGTMDPVKVVNKLTKLHAEMVSFGAAKEDDGKKEGGKKNEDQVASQKLVVKVDLGDEEDRTKAKRVVWHIAGFERLTVDKKHSKLTVSGTIDPVKVVNKLTKLHAEMVSFGAAKEDDGKKEGGKKNEDQVASQKLVVKMDIGDEEAKTKAKRVVWHIAGFERLTVDTELNKLTVSGTMDPVKVVNKLTKLHAEMVSFGAAKEDDGKKEGGKKNEDQVASQKLVVKVDKGDEEDRTKAKRVVWHIAGFERLTVDTKLNKLTASGTMDPVKVVNKLTKLHAEMMSFGAAKEDDGKKEGGKKNEDQVASQKLVVKVDIGDEEDRTKGKRVVWHVAGFERLTVDTELNKLTVSGTMDPVKVVNKLTKLHAEMVIFGAAKEDDGKKEGGKKNEDQVASQKLVVKVDLGDEEDRTKAKRVVWHIAGFERLTVDTELNKLTVSGTMDPVKVVNKLTKLHAEMVSFGAAKEDDGKKEGGKKNEDQVASQKLVVKVDLGNEEDKIRAEQVVQCIAGFERLAVDTTHTKLTVSGTLDPVEVVNKLRKSLHAEMVSCGAAKEDGGKKEGGKKNEDQVTSQKLVVKVDLRDEKDRKVFRKDAWKEVNRIAGFDYLAMDTKDNKLTVSGIMDPVEVVNELRESWDTEIVSFGTAKEDDGKKEEGKKNGVLVANRVKASQRRSGRQSCRVEFLE
- the LOC104443927 gene encoding uncharacterized protein LOC104443927 isoform X1, which produces MLAGPHTKADAASNKHRSWKSPPASPQASICCVGIISRSDGLLLRDRSRDGGAVGEMQAKNPREATIRQGKCTERNGELRSSQGRRWQERRGKKNEDQVASQKLVVKMDIGDEEAKTKAKRVVWHIAGFERLTVDTELNKLTVSGTMDPVKVVNKLTKLHAEMVSFGAAKEDDGKKEGGKKNEDQVASQKLVVKVDLGDEEDRTKAKRVVWHIAGFERLTVDKKHSKLTVSGTMDPVKVVNKLTKLHAEMVSFGAAKEDDGKKEGGKKNEDQVASQKLVVKMDIGDEEAKTKAKRVVWHIAGFERLTVDTELNKLTVSGTMDPVKVVNKLTKLHAEMVSFGAAKEDDGKKEGGKKNEDQVASQKLVVKVDLGDEEDRTKAKRVVWHIAGFERLTVDKKHSKLTVSGTIDPVKVVNKLTKLHAEMVSFGAAKEDDGKKEGGKKNEDQVASQKLVVKMDIGDEEAKTKAKRVVWHIAGFERLTVDTELNKLTVSGTMDPVKVVNKLTKLHAEMVSFGAAKEDDGKKEGGKKNEDQVASQKLVVKVDKGDEEDRTKAKRVVWHIAGFERLTVDTKLNKLTASGTMDPVKVVNKLTKLHAEMMSFGAAKEDDGKKEGGKKNEDQVASQKLVVKVDIGDEEDRTKGKRVVWHVAGFERLTVDTELNKLTVSGTMDPVKVVNKLTKLHAEMVIFGAAKEDDGKKEGGKKNEDQVASQKLVVKVDLGDEEDRTKAKRVVWHIAGFERLTVDTELNKLTVSGTMDPVKVVNKLTKLHAEMVSFGAAKEDDGKKEGGKKNEDQVASQKLVVKVDLGNEEDKIRAEQVVQCIAGFERLAVDTTHTKLTVSGTLDPVEVVNKLRKSLHAEMVSCGAAKEDGGKKEGGKKNEDQVTSQKLVVKVDLRDEKDRKVFRKDAWKEVNRIAGFDYLAMDTKDNKLTVSGIMDPVEVVNELRESWDTEIVSFGTAKEDDGKKEEGKKNGVLVANRVKASQRRSGRQSCRVEFLE
- the LOC104443927 gene encoding uncharacterized protein LOC104443927 isoform X18, which translates into the protein MLAGPHTKADAASNKHRSWKSPPASPQASICCVGIISRSDGLLLRDRSRDGGAVGEMQAKNPREATIRQGKCTERNGELRSSQGRRWQERRGKKNEDQVASQKLVVKMDIGDEEAKTKAKRVVWHIAGFERLTVDTELNKLTVSGTMDPVKVVNKLTKLHAEMVSFGAAKEDDGKKEGGKKNEDQVASQKLVVKVDLGDEEDRTKAKRVVWHIAGFERLTVDKKHSKLTVSGTMDPVKVVNKLTKLHAEMVSFGAAKEDDGKKEGGKKNEDQVASQKLVVKMDIGDEEAKTKAKRVVWHIAGFERLTVDTELNKLTVSGTMDPVKVVNKLTKLHAEMVSFGAAKEDDGKKEGGKKNEDQVASQKLVVKVDLGDEEDRTKAKRVVWHIAGFERLTVDTELNKLTVSGTMDPVKVVNKLTKLHAEMVSFGAAKEDDGKKEGGKKNEDQVASQKLVVKVDKGDEEDRTKAKRVVWHIAGFERLTVDTKLNKLTASGTMDPVKVVNKLTKLHAEMMSFGAAKEDDGKKEGGKKNEDQVASQKLVVKVDIGDEEDRTKGKRVVWHVAGFERLTVDTELNKLTVSGTMDPVKVVNKLTKLHAEMVIFGAAKEDDGKKEGGKKNEDQVASQKLVVKVDLGDEEDRTKAKRVVWHIAGFERLTVDTELNKLTVSGTMDPVKVVNKLTKLHAEMVSFGAAKEDDGKKEGGKKNEDQVASQKLVVKVDLGNEEDKIRAEQVVQCIAGFERLAVDTTHTKLTVSGTLDPVEVVNKLRKSLHAEMVSCGAAKEDGGKKEGGKKNEDQVTSQKLVVKVDLRDEKDRKVFRKDAWKEVNRIAGFDYLAMDTKDNKLTVSGIMDPVEVVNELRESWDTEIVSFGTAKEDDGKKEEGKKNGVLVANRVKASQRRSGRQSCRVEFLE